The proteins below are encoded in one region of Penaeus monodon isolate SGIC_2016 chromosome 32, NSTDA_Pmon_1, whole genome shotgun sequence:
- the LOC119593540 gene encoding extensin-like, whose amino-acid sequence MGMGVIVALSRISDLEAVGNMAAVTEIETVVWHYQATVTPLQMHAQRPELPAYITLLNSSNYHHLSPPDIICYNNTLLTHMQNLKLLTYITAASSQHDIAEVPDHWRNFPVMSLTFQSSLCNQATSNLHHTGRRTGIMYCTRTIIMIRVLLGETNTTTPKAAPATPRPKQHQQHHAQSSTSNTTLKAAPATPRPKQHQQHHAQSNTSNTTPKATPATPRPKQHHNTTPKATPVTPHPKQHQQHHAQSNTSNTTPKATPHPKQHQQHHAQSNTSNTTPKATPHPKQHQQHHAQSNTSNTTPKATPVTPHPKQHHTQSNTAPNATPHPTQHHTQSNTTPNATPNPTQPHTQSNTTPNATPHPKQPHIQRNPTPKATPHPTQPHTQRNPKPNATPHPKQHHTNPRLEHTPFANEDEILT is encoded by the exons aTGGGGATGGGAGTGATTGTGGCTTTAAGTCGAATCAGTGATCTGGAAGCTGTGGGTAACATGGCGGCAGTTACAGAGATAGAGACTGTCGTCTGGC ACTACCAAGCAACCGTAACTCCACTGCAAATGCACGCACAAAGACCAGAACTACCAGCGTATATCACTCTACTCAACAGCTCGAACTACCATCATTTATCACCACCGGACATCATATGCTATAACAATACACTGCTCACCCATATGCAAAACCTCAAACTGCTAACATATATCACAGCTGCTTCATCCCAACACGACATAGCGGAGGTCCCCGATCACTGGCGAAATTTCCCAGTCATGTCACTCACTTTCCAATCATCTCTATGCAATCAGGCCACAAGCAATCTCCACCACACTGGGAGGCGAACGGGAATCATGTATTGTACAAGGACCATAATCATGATCCGTGTGTTGTTGGGAGAGAcg AACACCACCACGCCCAAAGCAGCACCAGCAACACCACGCCCAAAGCAACACCAGCAACACCACGCTCAAAGCAGCACCAGCAACACCACGCTCAAAGCAGCACCAGCAACACCACGCCCAAAGCAGCACCAGCAACACCACGCCCAAAGCAACACcagcaacaccacacccaaagcaACACCAGCAACACCACGCCCAAAGCAACACCA CAACACCACGCCCAAAGCAACACCAGTAACACCACACCCAAAGCAACACCAGCAACACCACGCCCAAAGCAACACCAGTAACACCACACCCAaagcaacaccacacccaaagcaACACCAGCAACACCACGCCCAAAGCAACACCAGTAACACCACACCCAaagcaacaccacacccaaagcaACACCAGCAACACCACGCCCAAAGCAACACCAGTAACACCACACCCAAAGCAACACCAGTAACACCACACCCAaagcaacaccacacccaaagcaACACAGCACCCAACGCAACCCCACACCCAacgcaacaccacacccaaagcaACACCACACCCAACGCAACCCCAAACCCAACGCAACCCCACACCCAAAGCAACACCACACCCAACGCAACCCCACACCCAAAGCAACCCCACATCCAACGCAACCCCACACCCAAAGCAACACCACACCCAACGCAACCCCACACCCAACGCAACCCCAAACCCAACGCAACCCCACACCCAAAGCAACACCACACTAATCCCAGGCTCGAACACACTCCCTTCGCCAACGAGGACGAGATTTTGACGTAG